Proteins from one Listeria weihenstephanensis genomic window:
- a CDS encoding DUF3130 family protein, with protein sequence MSEIKVNRDVMMNHAANLGDSVQQLDYYPMKNNNMSYTQSHSISNCRETLITLLESVESFKDIVQEDAIRIKQVGEAYAAKDQEVGQKLQMEVR encoded by the coding sequence TTGTCAGAAATCAAGGTAAATAGAGATGTTATGATGAACCATGCCGCGAATTTGGGCGATAGTGTTCAGCAATTAGATTATTATCCGATGAAAAATAATAATATGTCGTACACGCAAAGTCATTCAATATCAAATTGTCGTGAAACACTCATCACTTTATTAGAGAGCGTAGAGTCTTTTAAAGACATTGTGCAGGAAGATGCGATTCGAATCAAACAAGTGGGAGAAGCCTATGCCGCAAAAGACCAGGAAGTGGGTCAAAAACTACAGATGGAGGTACGTTAA